One Acidimicrobiia bacterium DNA window includes the following coding sequences:
- a CDS encoding ABC transporter ATP-binding protein has protein sequence MSGPLASASEPHQVSPLAIEVDNLHASYYLRVGRAAGWWGLRGILKRDGSGWREVPALQGVSFDVPHGTVLGIIGRNGAGKSTLLRALSGILTPSTGRVVVRGRVSPLLSVGLGMQGDLTGRENIRMGALAQGHEAHDLPRLESLIADFAELGEYVDYPFRTYSAGMRSRLGFAVAAHLDPDVLLIDEALAGGDVRFKKKTEEKMFELCGDGRTIVVVTHTLVFVRAMATTALWLHQGKVVEYGDPDDVVDAYMRYCRITDDGLATLDDD, from the coding sequence ATGAGCGGTCCTTTGGCCTCCGCCTCTGAACCCCACCAGGTATCGCCTTTGGCCATCGAGGTGGATAACCTTCATGCGTCGTACTACCTGCGGGTGGGTCGAGCGGCTGGCTGGTGGGGCCTGCGGGGCATCCTGAAGCGGGACGGCTCGGGATGGCGAGAGGTACCTGCGTTGCAGGGAGTCTCTTTTGACGTACCGCATGGGACGGTTCTGGGAATCATCGGCCGGAACGGAGCGGGTAAGTCTACGCTGCTGCGAGCGCTATCGGGGATCCTGACCCCGAGCACAGGGCGTGTCGTTGTGCGGGGTCGTGTCTCCCCTCTGTTGTCGGTGGGTTTGGGCATGCAGGGTGATCTAACCGGACGAGAGAACATCCGGATGGGTGCTCTGGCTCAAGGCCACGAGGCCCATGATCTGCCGCGCCTCGAATCGTTGATCGCCGATTTCGCCGAACTTGGCGAATACGTGGATTACCCCTTCCGTACCTACTCGGCGGGAATGCGGTCCCGCCTTGGCTTCGCGGTGGCCGCCCACCTCGATCCCGATGTTCTCCTGATCGATGAAGCCCTCGCAGGCGGCGATGTAAGGTTCAAAAAAAAGACAGAGGAGAAGATGTTTGAGTTGTGCGGGGACGGACGAACCATCGTCGTCGTCACCCACACGCTGGTTTTCGTCCGAGCGATGGCCACCACGGCGCTGTGGCTTCACCAGGGCAAGGTGGTGGAATACGGCGATCCCGACGACGTCGTAGATGCCTACATGCGGTACTGCCGGATCACTGATGATGGGCTAGCCACCCTCGATGACGACTGA